A stretch of the Aegilops tauschii subsp. strangulata cultivar AL8/78 chromosome 4, Aet v6.0, whole genome shotgun sequence genome encodes the following:
- the LOC109742969 gene encoding protein ETHYLENE-INSENSITIVE 2 isoform X1, translating to MEAVHGVESLAGGDGRHHVSRTLGTALLISVGYIDLGKWVAAVDAGARFGYDLVLLVLFFNFSAVLNQYLSTCIGMVTGKNLAEISSQEYSQFICVGLGLQAGMSLFTSELTMILGIAVGYNLVFDVDDFITSIIFACVVINVLPYLLSPRDKRMAGTLNACIAGFTILCFVLGLLISQPEIPLHVNVMFPKLSGESAYSLMALMGANIMSHNFYVHSSIVQVQRAHVHTLGALFHDHLFSILFTFTGVFLVNYVLLSSAAAESSHNVIHTFHDAVELMNEVCESCLHSINPTLRITNMTFGVLMACLKKSLVYLDSCFLQIFTSSMAPLVLLAVLLFSSHIIALTSVIASHVVTEHFFGANLSLVAHHVLLKLLSMIPAIYSAKVAGSEGVYQLIILCPVIQAFTLPSSVIPVFRIASSSWIMGNYRVSLRVEILASLAFCLTLFINIIFAAEILFGDSDWTNSLKGNTETPVLIPHTVLILMSCASIAFALFLAVTPLKSSSREAETQELSVHSQREAPDEIQRS from the exons ATGGAAGCTGTGCACGGCGTCGAGTCCCTCGCCGGCGGAGATGGCCGGCATCATGTCTCCCGTACCCTCGGGACGGCGCTGCTGATCTCGGTGGGGTACATCGATCTCGGCAAGTGGGTGGCCGCGGTTGATGCCGGGGCTCGCTTCGGGTACGACCTCGTGCTGCTGGTGCTCTTCTTCAACTTCTCGGCGGTTCTGAATCAGTATCTCTCTACTTGCATCGGCATGGTCACCGGCAAGAATCTTGCAGAG ATTTCCAGCCAGGAGTACAGCCAGTTCATATGTGTTGGCCTTGGTCTCCAGGCAGGGATGTCTTTGTTTACTTCCGAACTAACCATG ATTTTGGGCATAGCAGTTGGATACAACCTTGTGTTTGATGTGGATGACTTTATCACGTCCATTATTTTTGCATGTGTTGTAATTAATGTATTGCCATATCTTTTATCCCCCAGG GACAAGAGGATGGCTGGAACGTTAAATGCATGCATAGCTGGATTTACGATTCTTTGTTTTGTGCTTGGTTTATTAATCAGCCAACCAGAGATTCCTCTCCATGTGAATGTGATGTTCCCTAAGTTGAGTGGAGAAAGTGCTTACTCACTGATGGCACTTATGGGCGCAAACATAATGTCACACAATTTTTATGTCCATTCGTCCATTGTTCAG GTTCAGAGGGCTCATGTTCATACACTGGGTGCCCTGTTTCATGACCACCTTTTTTCAATATTATTTACTTTTACTGGGGTTTTTCTTGTGAACTATGTTCTGTTGAGCTCAGCAGCAGCGGAATCTAGTCACAATGTGATCCACACCTTTCACGATGCTGTCGAGCTAATGAACGAGGTTTGTGAGTCCTGTCTCCACAGTATCAATCCAACTCTTCGAATCACAAACATGACTTTTGGTGTTTTAATGGCGTGTTTAAAGAAGTCTTTAGTTTATTTGGATTCTTGTTTTCTGCAGATATTTACGAGTTCCATGGCACCACTTGTGTTGTTAGCGGTTCTTCTCTTTTCGAGCCACATCATCGCACTGACATCTGTTATTGCTAGCCATGTAGTTACAGAGCATTTCTTTGGCGCCAACCTGTCTCTGGTTGCGCATCATGTGCTACTTAAGCTTCTTTCCATGATTCCTGCTATCTATTCTGCAAAGGTAGCAGGCTCTGAAGGGGTATATCAGTTAATCATTCTGTGTCCAGTAATCCAGGCGTTTACCCTGCCTTCATCTGTTATTCCTGTTTTCCGCATCGCCTCATCAAGTTGGATAATGGGAAACTACAGGGTATCTCTGCGTGTTGAAATATTAGCCTCCCTTGCATTTTGTCTTACGTTGTTTATAAATATCATCTTCGCGGCGGAGATCCTGTTCGGTGACAGCGACTGGACAAACAGCCTGAAAGGGAACACTGAAACCCCTGTGCTAATTCCACATACTGTACTAATCCTAATGTCTTGTGCATCTATTGCTTTTGCACTCTTCCTGGCTGTTACCCCACTTAAGTCATCAAGTAGGGAAGCCGAAACTCAGGAGTTGTCTGTGCACTCTCAAAGAGAAGCGCCTGACGAAATTCAAAG GTCCTGA
- the LOC109742969 gene encoding protein ETHYLENE-INSENSITIVE 2 isoform X2, whose amino-acid sequence MEAVHGVESLAGGDGRHHVSRTLGTALLISVGYIDLGKWVAAVDAGARFGYDLVLLVLFFNFSAVLNQYLSTCIGMVTGKNLAEISSQEYSQFICVGLGLQAGMSLFTSELTMILGIAVGYNLVFDVDDFITSIIFACVVINVLPYLLSPRDKRMAGTLNACIAGFTILCFVLGLLISQPEIPLHVNVMFPKLSGESAYSLMALMGANIMSHNFYVHSSIVQVQRAHVHTLGALFHDHLFSILFTFTGVFLVNYVLLSSAAAESSHNVIHTFHDAVELMNEIFTSSMAPLVLLAVLLFSSHIIALTSVIASHVVTEHFFGANLSLVAHHVLLKLLSMIPAIYSAKVAGSEGVYQLIILCPVIQAFTLPSSVIPVFRIASSSWIMGNYRVSLRVEILASLAFCLTLFINIIFAAEILFGDSDWTNSLKGNTETPVLIPHTVLILMSCASIAFALFLAVTPLKSSSREAETQELSVHSQREAPDEIQRS is encoded by the exons ATGGAAGCTGTGCACGGCGTCGAGTCCCTCGCCGGCGGAGATGGCCGGCATCATGTCTCCCGTACCCTCGGGACGGCGCTGCTGATCTCGGTGGGGTACATCGATCTCGGCAAGTGGGTGGCCGCGGTTGATGCCGGGGCTCGCTTCGGGTACGACCTCGTGCTGCTGGTGCTCTTCTTCAACTTCTCGGCGGTTCTGAATCAGTATCTCTCTACTTGCATCGGCATGGTCACCGGCAAGAATCTTGCAGAG ATTTCCAGCCAGGAGTACAGCCAGTTCATATGTGTTGGCCTTGGTCTCCAGGCAGGGATGTCTTTGTTTACTTCCGAACTAACCATG ATTTTGGGCATAGCAGTTGGATACAACCTTGTGTTTGATGTGGATGACTTTATCACGTCCATTATTTTTGCATGTGTTGTAATTAATGTATTGCCATATCTTTTATCCCCCAGG GACAAGAGGATGGCTGGAACGTTAAATGCATGCATAGCTGGATTTACGATTCTTTGTTTTGTGCTTGGTTTATTAATCAGCCAACCAGAGATTCCTCTCCATGTGAATGTGATGTTCCCTAAGTTGAGTGGAGAAAGTGCTTACTCACTGATGGCACTTATGGGCGCAAACATAATGTCACACAATTTTTATGTCCATTCGTCCATTGTTCAG GTTCAGAGGGCTCATGTTCATACACTGGGTGCCCTGTTTCATGACCACCTTTTTTCAATATTATTTACTTTTACTGGGGTTTTTCTTGTGAACTATGTTCTGTTGAGCTCAGCAGCAGCGGAATCTAGTCACAATGTGATCCACACCTTTCACGATGCTGTCGAGCTAATGAACGAG ATATTTACGAGTTCCATGGCACCACTTGTGTTGTTAGCGGTTCTTCTCTTTTCGAGCCACATCATCGCACTGACATCTGTTATTGCTAGCCATGTAGTTACAGAGCATTTCTTTGGCGCCAACCTGTCTCTGGTTGCGCATCATGTGCTACTTAAGCTTCTTTCCATGATTCCTGCTATCTATTCTGCAAAGGTAGCAGGCTCTGAAGGGGTATATCAGTTAATCATTCTGTGTCCAGTAATCCAGGCGTTTACCCTGCCTTCATCTGTTATTCCTGTTTTCCGCATCGCCTCATCAAGTTGGATAATGGGAAACTACAGGGTATCTCTGCGTGTTGAAATATTAGCCTCCCTTGCATTTTGTCTTACGTTGTTTATAAATATCATCTTCGCGGCGGAGATCCTGTTCGGTGACAGCGACTGGACAAACAGCCTGAAAGGGAACACTGAAACCCCTGTGCTAATTCCACATACTGTACTAATCCTAATGTCTTGTGCATCTATTGCTTTTGCACTCTTCCTGGCTGTTACCCCACTTAAGTCATCAAGTAGGGAAGCCGAAACTCAGGAGTTGTCTGTGCACTCTCAAAGAGAAGCGCCTGACGAAATTCAAAG GTCCTGA